Proteins encoded in a region of the Candidatus Nitrosomarinus catalina genome:
- a CDS encoding zinc-binding dehydrogenase: protein MKAVVYREYAPDDNYAKILKVEDIDSPKPKPDEVVFTNKASALNYNDIWGMRGVPIAIPLPHISGSDVAGDVIAVGEDVTGFKVGDRVVSHSNLACRVCSACTSGREFDCTRRQVWGFQTGPLWGAYSEEVHLPEVNVSHIPEGVSYEDAAAASMTILTSWHMLVGRANITPGQTVLVMGGGSGVGSFAIQIAKLYNCDVIATASPDKLDKCKELGADYAVDHRQDDWSKQVFKISKEIAKTKGEAPGIDLAFDHIGQTHFNKQLQLLKYGSTLVSCGATTGYDAQIDLRHIFFKGINVLGSTQGTKAELDQGLYWMGQGKIKAAVDSVYTFEQAAEAHTKMLTGKFFGKIILKPEGA, encoded by the coding sequence ATGAAAGCAGTAGTATACCGTGAATATGCACCAGATGATAATTATGCAAAAATTCTCAAGGTTGAAGATATTGATTCCCCGAAGCCAAAACCAGATGAGGTAGTTTTTACCAATAAAGCATCTGCCCTAAATTATAATGATATTTGGGGAATGAGAGGTGTTCCAATTGCAATTCCTCTACCACACATTTCAGGTTCAGATGTAGCTGGAGATGTAATCGCCGTAGGTGAAGATGTAACAGGTTTCAAAGTTGGAGACAGAGTTGTTTCCCATTCTAATTTAGCATGTAGAGTTTGTAGTGCTTGTACTTCCGGAAGAGAATTTGATTGTACTCGAAGACAAGTTTGGGGTTTCCAAACTGGTCCACTATGGGGTGCATACAGTGAAGAAGTTCACCTACCAGAAGTTAATGTTTCACATATTCCAGAAGGAGTTTCATATGAAGATGCAGCAGCAGCATCCATGACAATTCTAACTTCATGGCACATGTTAGTTGGCAGAGCCAACATTACTCCAGGTCAAACCGTACTTGTAATGGGTGGTGGTTCTGGTGTTGGAAGTTTTGCAATTCAAATTGCTAAATTATACAACTGTGATGTTATTGCAACTGCAAGTCCAGATAAATTAGATAAATGTAAAGAATTAGGTGCTGATTATGCAGTTGATCATAGACAAGATGACTGGAGTAAACAAGTCTTCAAAATCAGTAAAGAAATTGCAAAAACAAAAGGTGAAGCACCTGGAATTGATCTAGCATTTGATCATATTGGTCAAACCCACTTTAACAAGCAACTACAATTGCTCAAATATGGTTCAACCCTAGTTTCATGTGGTGCAACAACAGGTTATGATGCACAAATAGATCTTAGACACATATTCTTCAAAGGAATCAATGTCTTAGGTTCAACACAAGGAACAAAAGCTGAATTAGATCAAGGTCTATACTGGATGGGTCAAGGAAAAATTAAAGCTGCAGTTGACTCAGTTTATACATTTGAGCAAGCAGCAGAGGCTCACACAAAAATGTTAACTGGTAAGTTCTTCGGCAAAATCATATTGAAGCCTGAAGGCGCATAG
- a CDS encoding 30S ribosomal protein S19e, whose protein sequence is MAKVYDVPADVLIERLANILKNEDIPAPSWTPFVKTGAHADKPPQDSEWWHTRCASIMRKIYFNGPIGVNELKKDYGGGKPHGYGAAHHRDASGAIVRNAIHGLEKLGYLEIVEKKGRVVSKNGMQKLDRLATEILNELILEKPELKIYR, encoded by the coding sequence ATGGCAAAAGTCTATGATGTACCAGCAGATGTCTTAATTGAGAGATTAGCTAACATTCTAAAAAATGAAGATATTCCTGCTCCTTCTTGGACTCCATTTGTCAAAACTGGCGCCCATGCAGACAAACCACCACAAGACAGTGAATGGTGGCATACTAGATGTGCATCAATTATGAGAAAAATTTACTTTAATGGCCCAATTGGAGTTAATGAATTAAAGAAAGATTATGGTGGTGGCAAACCACATGGATATGGTGCTGCTCATCATAGAGATGCAAGTGGTGCAATTGTTCGTAACGCAATTCATGGATTAGAGAAACTTGGCTATTTAGAAATAGTTGAAAAGAAAGGTAGAGTTGTTTCTAAAAATGGAATGCAAAAACTAGATAGACTTGCTACAGAAATACTCAATGAATTAATTCTAGAAAAACCTGAATTGAAAATTTATCGTTAG
- a CDS encoding adenosylcobalamin-dependent ribonucleoside-diphosphate reductase has product MDNSQIENTINEIRKRNGTVTAFDLDKISNAIYQALAATSKADRGVADKLAGEVLNKLVEQGFTSEKSPTVEDIQDIVESTLIDSGNSDIAKSYIVYRHERRKLRDEKMRVLNLKSLDPVSKKFDLNCLRVLASRYLFRNSKSEIIETPTQMFERVAILVGIGDMLYDSQIFDKSGNNNQDVDEAKSYLEKLDAFDYKFKVGDYFFNKWHFRSLINHYVTLANKGQMKVSFKDLLTLLAAKKLEVYSDRITEYFEMMTAQNFLPNSPTMMNAGGRLGQLSACFVLGMNDGMEEIMKSTSDAALIFKSGGGVGINYSDLREEGDIVASTSGVASGPVSFMNIINTVTEVVKQGGKRRGANMGIIEAWHPDVEKFITNKTEPGVLENFNVSVGIWEDFWNALVNTEDGNYVLRSPRDRKPVKEINAHQLIDLIALSAWKSAEPGLIFFDQINKYNVFAKARQAPLRATNPCGEQSLYPYESCNLGSINLVNYAQKQADGSYEFDWQGYEEIIRKTTRFLDNIIDVNHYPVPEINVASKESRRIGLGVMGVADLLYKLKIPYNSKEGYELQSKLSEALTYYSMEESVALATSRGEFPLCSKTEYPEGKIPVAGYYEKSKSAHSFEWGPLIEKIKKHGIRNVLTTTVAPTGTLSMIADCSNGMEPAFALVFEKRVTVGRFFYTNKILEEALRDEGLYTDEILEKIADNYGSLSGIDEIPQWMQDVFVTAMDIHWADHLMAQSVWQDWIGNAIAKTINMPYDVTAEDVKSSYLLAHELGLKGMTVYRDGSRHKQVLHMTSENAEKTFEVAPSEYMLSYIHENITNKYIKTQVGASLALKVHDEEIKIEAPKQEEVAEERLCPTCKNNLVFVEGCSICIECGYSGCTSG; this is encoded by the coding sequence ATGGATAATTCACAAATAGAAAATACGATCAATGAGATCCGTAAACGTAATGGTACAGTTACGGCTTTCGATTTAGATAAAATTTCAAATGCCATATACCAGGCATTAGCCGCCACCTCCAAAGCCGACCGTGGTGTTGCAGATAAACTAGCAGGAGAAGTGCTAAACAAACTTGTTGAACAAGGATTTACAAGCGAAAAATCACCAACTGTAGAGGATATTCAAGATATTGTAGAATCAACTTTGATTGATAGTGGTAATAGTGATATCGCAAAATCTTACATAGTTTACAGACACGAAAGACGAAAACTCAGAGATGAGAAGATGAGAGTTTTAAACCTAAAATCATTGGATCCAGTTTCAAAGAAATTTGATCTTAATTGTTTGAGAGTTTTAGCCTCAAGATACCTCTTTAGAAACTCAAAAAGTGAAATTATCGAGACTCCAACACAAATGTTTGAGAGAGTAGCAATTTTAGTTGGAATTGGAGATATGCTATATGATTCTCAGATATTTGATAAATCTGGTAATAACAATCAAGATGTAGATGAAGCTAAATCTTATCTTGAAAAATTAGATGCTTTTGATTATAAATTCAAAGTAGGAGATTATTTCTTCAACAAGTGGCATTTTAGATCTTTGATCAATCATTATGTCACACTTGCTAACAAAGGTCAAATGAAAGTAAGTTTCAAAGATCTTTTGACATTATTAGCAGCAAAAAAACTTGAAGTTTATTCTGATAGAATTACTGAATACTTTGAAATGATGACAGCACAAAACTTTTTGCCAAATTCACCGACAATGATGAATGCTGGTGGAAGATTAGGACAACTATCTGCATGCTTTGTACTTGGAATGAATGATGGTATGGAAGAGATTATGAAATCTACTTCTGATGCTGCATTAATTTTCAAATCTGGTGGCGGTGTTGGAATTAATTATTCTGATCTTCGTGAAGAAGGAGATATTGTTGCATCAACTTCTGGTGTTGCATCTGGTCCAGTATCTTTCATGAACATCATCAATACAGTTACTGAAGTTGTTAAACAAGGTGGTAAAAGACGTGGTGCAAACATGGGAATTATTGAAGCATGGCATCCTGACGTTGAAAAATTCATTACAAACAAAACAGAACCTGGTGTTTTAGAAAACTTTAATGTCAGTGTTGGTATTTGGGAAGATTTCTGGAATGCACTTGTAAATACTGAAGATGGAAATTATGTCTTAAGAAGTCCACGTGATAGAAAACCAGTTAAAGAAATTAACGCACATCAATTAATTGATTTAATTGCATTATCTGCATGGAAAAGTGCAGAACCTGGATTGATCTTCTTTGATCAAATTAACAAATACAATGTATTTGCTAAAGCAAGACAAGCTCCACTTAGAGCAACAAATCCATGTGGTGAACAAAGTCTTTACCCATACGAGTCTTGTAATTTAGGTTCAATCAACTTAGTAAACTATGCGCAAAAACAAGCAGATGGTTCTTACGAATTTGATTGGCAAGGATATGAAGAAATCATTAGAAAAACAACAAGATTTTTGGACAATATCATCGATGTAAATCATTATCCAGTTCCTGAAATCAATGTAGCCTCAAAAGAGTCTCGAAGAATTGGATTGGGAGTAATGGGTGTAGCAGATCTATTATACAAACTCAAAATTCCATACAATTCCAAAGAAGGATATGAACTCCAATCAAAACTCTCTGAAGCATTGACTTACTATTCTATGGAAGAAAGTGTTGCACTTGCTACATCTCGTGGTGAGTTCCCATTATGTTCCAAGACTGAATATCCTGAAGGTAAAATCCCAGTAGCTGGATATTATGAAAAATCTAAAAGTGCTCATTCATTTGAATGGGGTCCATTAATTGAAAAAATCAAAAAGCATGGAATTAGAAATGTACTAACTACTACAGTAGCACCAACTGGTACCCTTTCTATGATTGCAGATTGTTCAAATGGAATGGAACCGGCATTTGCACTTGTATTTGAGAAAAGAGTAACTGTTGGAAGATTCTTTTACACAAATAAGATTCTTGAAGAAGCTCTTAGAGATGAAGGTCTTTACACAGATGAAATTCTTGAAAAGATTGCAGACAACTATGGTTCATTGAGTGGAATTGATGAAATTCCACAATGGATGCAAGATGTGTTTGTAACTGCAATGGATATACACTGGGCTGATCACCTTATGGCTCAAAGTGTATGGCAAGATTGGATTGGAAACGCAATTGCAAAGACAATCAACATGCCATATGATGTAACAGCTGAAGATGTCAAATCATCATACTTGTTAGCCCATGAACTTGGACTCAAAGGTATGACTGTATACCGTGATGGCTCTAGACATAAACAAGTTCTTCACATGACAAGTGAGAATGCAGAAAAAACATTTGAAGTTGCACCAAGTGAATACATGCTATCTTACATCCATGAAAATATTACAAACAAATACATCAAAACACAAGTTGGTGCATCACTTGCACTAAAAGTCCATGATGAAGAAATAAAGATTGAAGCTCCAAAACAAGAAGAAGTTGCAGAGGAACGATTGTGTCCTACGTGTAAAAATAATCTTGTCTTTGTAGAAGGTTGTAGTATCTGTATTGAATGTGGATACAGTGGTTGTACCTCTGGATAA
- a CDS encoding ribosome biogenesis protein, with the protein MISLILSESALELVPYELEEHPSVVSHAKKLGKYPSDILLDNSWHFAAMKGIKNEIKRGRPDLVHFSILEATSIPLYYQNKLNLFVHTIDNKVIHFGKNVHIPKSYHRFQGVIEKLFQEKKIMSKNELLLDMKEQTFSELIEEINPSNVIGFSTEGELSSYQKIASEIPDNSCIVLGGFQKGHFSDSVQNKITNLYSVGNESFECHVVASRILYEYEKTIFM; encoded by the coding sequence ATGATTTCTTTAATTTTATCCGAATCTGCACTAGAACTTGTACCCTATGAGTTGGAAGAACACCCATCAGTAGTTTCACATGCCAAAAAATTAGGCAAATATCCTTCTGATATTTTGTTGGATAATTCCTGGCATTTTGCTGCAATGAAGGGAATAAAAAATGAAATTAAACGTGGACGACCTGATCTTGTTCATTTTTCAATACTTGAAGCTACATCAATTCCATTATACTATCAAAATAAATTAAATCTGTTTGTTCATACTATTGATAACAAAGTAATTCATTTTGGAAAAAATGTTCACATCCCAAAATCTTATCATAGGTTTCAAGGTGTAATTGAAAAATTATTTCAAGAAAAAAAAATTATGTCAAAAAATGAATTGTTACTTGATATGAAGGAACAAACTTTTTCAGAATTAATTGAAGAAATCAATCCATCTAATGTTATTGGTTTTTCTACCGAAGGAGAATTAAGTTCATACCAAAAAATTGCATCTGAAATTCCTGATAACTCATGTATCGTACTAGGTGGATTTCAAAAGGGTCATTTTTCTGATTCAGTGCAAAATAAGATCACAAATCTATACTCTGTTGGAAATGAATCCTTTGAATGTCATGTGGTTGCATCCAGAATCCTATATGAGTACGAAAAAACCATTTTTATGTAG
- a CDS encoding DNA-binding protein yields MSFPEPNDIPQDQNPNHEAAAQKEQILKQILTPEARMRLNNIKMVKPELSDLVEQYLIGMATQGKMPGQITDDQLKQILISTQQPKRDFKINRV; encoded by the coding sequence ATGAGTTTTCCTGAACCAAACGATATACCACAAGATCAAAATCCTAATCATGAAGCAGCAGCACAAAAAGAGCAAATCCTAAAACAAATTTTAACTCCAGAAGCTAGAATGAGATTAAATAATATCAAAATGGTCAAACCTGAGTTATCCGATCTTGTTGAGCAATATCTAATTGGAATGGCAACACAGGGAAAAATGCCCGGACAGATAACTGACGATCAATTGAAGCAAATTCTTATTTCTACACAACAACCTAAACGTGATTTTAAAATTAACAGAGTATAG
- a CDS encoding ribonuclease P protein component 4, protein MQILIDNAISNARTDPELSQRQASIARRISSKYKIRMPYDLRIVFCKKCKSFIAPGLNSRIRLGRASVKSIRISCNFCGHTYRKVIS, encoded by the coding sequence ATGCAAATTTTAATTGATAATGCAATCAGTAATGCTAGAACCGATCCTGAATTATCACAAAGACAGGCCTCCATTGCACGCCGAATTAGCAGTAAATATAAAATTCGAATGCCATATGACCTTCGAATAGTTTTTTGCAAAAAGTGCAAATCATTCATTGCTCCAGGACTAAATTCTAGAATTCGTTTGGGTAGGGCATCTGTTAAATCGATCAGAATCTCATGTAATTTTTGTGGTCACACATACCGTAAAGTAATCTCCTGA